The Hoplias malabaricus isolate fHopMal1 chromosome X2, fHopMal1.hap1, whole genome shotgun sequence genomic interval tgtcgcagtcacacagctccagggacctggaggttgtgggttcgattcccgctccgggtgactgtctgtgaggagttggtgtgttctcccgcgtgggtttcctccgggtgctccggtttcctcccacagtccaaaaacacatgttgtaggtggattggcgactcgaaagtgtccgtaggtgtgagtgtgtgagtgaatgtgtgtgtgtctgtatttgccctgtgaaggactggcgccccctccagggtgtattcccgccttgcgcccaatgattccaggtaggctctggaccccccacgaccctaaattggataagtggttacagagaatggATGGGATTTTGAGCAGtggaacatccatccatccagtgTCGTGCCTCCTACCTCCTACCACCAACATGACACTGGGCATAGTGACCTTAAGCTCTGTACAAGCTGTGAACTGAATATATGATGTCCATAATGGGAACATTTTGATTCTGTATATCACCATGTGTTttcaatattatatatctcatagaaaagcagaaatatatattgtataatatatgtaaatatattatattttctgtaatatttttttattaggtttgcattttttttatttttattttttggtaatgtataattgaattttaaaattcaaacattctcctgaccttttatcattttatggtaactgttgcatagtattaagaATGACGAATGtcattatattcaacaaaaaataacctttttgtcaaatacatatataaatatatatacatatataatataaagaATTTTTGTCAATGCATTCGTTATGAGCTTCATActggaaaaaaacatttgttttggttttgggGATTTCAAAGTTGGTGATTGTGAATGTAACATATTAATACATCATTTGTAGatcagttaccataaaatgatcAAAGAGTAGGAAATGAGTGAATTGtcaattaaaatattcattcattcattatctgtaacccttatccagttcagggtcgcggtgggtccagagcctacctggaatcattgggtgcaaggcgggaacacaccctggagggggcgccagtctttcacagggcaacacacacacactcactcactcacacctacggacactttggagtcaccaatccacctgccaacgtgggttttttggactgtgggaggaaaccggagcacgcagaggaaacccacgcagacacgggcagaacacaccaactcctcacagacagtcacccggagcgggaatcgaacccacaacctccaggtccctggagctgtgtgactgcaacactacctgctgcgccaccgtgccaccctcaattagaatatgttacacaaaagtgctttaaaatgtatttgtacactTAATACGATATATGGGTGGTGCAAGAGAGAAtctcgctgtcacacagctccaggatcctccctccctccctgacATGCTATTGTTCTGATTatgattatatttgtttttttaaacataatgtaTTGTTTTACTGCTGAAAATAGCTGATTGTTACTGTTATTGTCCTGACTCCAGTTTAGGTGTAGACGAGCGCCATGTCATCTTCAGGGTTTCACCAACTTACCTGCATCCTCCTCCTTGCCCTCTTGGGATGGAGCTGTTCCAGCATGGCTTTCCCTTTCAACATGTCCATGGAAGGCAGCGGGGATGAACAGGAACTGATCTTCCCCACATCGCATAGCACACAAGGCCCACCTGCATCACTTCcatcctcctctcctccaccaAGCATTACCACCACTTTCATCCGCCTTAAGGATTTCCTGTTCAATCGGGTGGTGGACTTTCTGCGCAACAACCTGCTCCTCATCATCGTCGTAACATCACTGCTTGTCGTCATTGTCTTCATCGTGTGTTGTGCTTCGGCCATGAGCCACAAGCGCAAGCTTGAGGCCTACTACCCGCCCAAGAAGCGCGTGCCTCGGAAGTATACAACAAACCCTGGGCAGGATAGACCACAGCAACAGCAAGCCCTTCCAGACCACAAGCCCCAGGGAACCACAAGCTACCTTCGCACTCCTTCCAAGGCTCTAGTGGGAGAAAAGGAGGGCAAGGACCCCAGGCCCAAGCCACAAGAGGCGGCAAAACCCGCTGAGGAAGTGGAAGAGGTGGAGGTACCGAaggaagaggagaagaagaagaagacggaGGTGCCAATGCCAAGCACTTCAGCAGGAAACGGCCAAGTGCTGGTGTGTACCTGCCACCTGAGGAAGGCTCACTGAGAAGGGGCCAAATGACAGGGGAATGGCATTTGGGATCTAGTGGATTTGTCAGGAATTACACACTTGACTCTTGTCTAACCTGTAAGATCAATTGTTCAgatgtttctgttgctctggGAAACATCATGAGACGGATCATATTAGGGCTTTGAGGTCATCTGCTTTTGGGTTGCCACTTACTTGGGTGAATTTGAATATTATCTGCCCAAATTCATTACATATTTACCTGGAtcatgtgtgtttttcctgtttccCCGTTGTTGAAATTAACTTTAAGCTGTGTTCACCATCTGGAGATACAGATAGGTCTTACCTTACTGTTCCTCCTAGAGTTCTGTTTAACTTGTACTTGTGAAACTTCTCAGACCAAAACAGCAGATCCAGGATCAGTCTTTATTGTTAACCTGAATCAGCACTCTTTTTCTGAGAGGCTTGACAAGTACTTTGTGTTTGAAACAAAGAGAGTGGCAAAGATACTTGTTTTCGAGATACAGAGCCAGATAAGGTACCCGATTCCAGTCCAAGGACTTCCATTTTCTGCACATTTTTGCATTCTCCTCTCACTACTACACCTGACCCAGACCGCAAAAAGATTAACAATACAAATCCATGGTGTTACATGAGACAAAGCACAAAAAAGTGCACAGGGTGGGACCACCTTAGACGAATCTTGTTCTTTTACAGAGCAACTTTTTCGGTAATTCTGCCCAACCCTGCTTCTGGAGATCTGCTTCCCTAAGGAGGTTATTACCAACCCTAAATTAACACACCTACCTCTGATGTTCTTATATATGTTCCTCACAATTAAGCGGATTAAGGGTGTTAAATTAGGACTGTTTCCTGAAGTCTGTAGTTCAGATCCAGATACTTCTTTGGTAATAGATGTTATCTCAGGACAACTCATTTAACATTTGCTGCTAGATTTTTCTACCACACGTGCCCTACGAAAAAAAAAGCCCTCTATTCCATGCTGTTTAACCGTCTGGTGTGGGCTACCATTTATAAAACAACCAAAACAATCCAGTAATGCAAGTTTAATCCCTAATGGTGCCATTCAAGACAAGGAGTACAAATGTGCACAATTggcatgtatttgtgtgttgtgttttgggaATTAACATAGTTTAGCTGCATGCGTTCAGACAGATGAGTATAGTTCTTTAATTTCTTGTTGCGCCATGTGGTATTCACATGATTCTTTTGTTGGCCATTAATCCAAGAAAAGTTTGGACCTTTTCAAGGAACAATGacttaattttacaagctgccattgtgagttggattaaccctttggggtctaaggacattttctcaattttctgaaatttgcCTTTAAAGcacttgtattataatatattacccacatgttttatataaaaatgtttagaaCAGTCTCAACTCTCTCATTAAGAGAGGCCTATGTCACCTAGAGAattttatgaagagataatctgtctctaaccctgaaaaatCCAATTTACTCATGCGGATGGATTGTTTTGGTGATTGAAaaagttttatcagagtcttaaaaacaagcgtccaccagttagacacggcgagaggcagaggaggagtGTCTCAAGCTTATACAGAAGCTGGTAACTCGGGATGTACAGTATCGCGTACTGCCGTGATAACACACAatcgaaagagcagtttctgcacattcacggagtgtttaaactgtatttctgcgctgTGTTATtgctaagatattaatagaaacatcacGAATGGTTGTATTTGATGCGCCGGCATGTTCTTTGACCCCAGCGGGTTAAAACAAATCACTGCTCTAgattggagattttacaaattcCTAAttagtgctggatgtctgcatctcttagtgattgacaagtctctgtGGCCAATTGGCAGTCTGCAAGGATTACACGTCATGATTTAGTCCCAACTCGTCTCTTTTAGAACCACAAGTGAGCGGGTCATAAAAAAAATTTTGTTCCAGgtgccaattttttttttttttttttttttttttttttaaaccagttaTGTTATTAGAAGTTATTAGATAGTGTTATTTCACAACAGCTAACCGGGGTAGTCCTAGTTAACAGGAGTAATATAGTTACAAAGACAGGGCGAAATCTTAGTTGTTACCCACTCATAAATGTCAGATTTAACGAAAACATAAGGAGGAGGATTCTTAGTTTCTGGACCTGAATTACCCACCTCTGGCTAAACTATTCAGGAGCAGAGTTGGGCACTCACAGGATGACTTGCAAACCTGAAGCCAATCGTTAGTACTCGTAGCATAAACTATACTTAACCATTGTGTGATAATTTTGGAGTTGAGGAACATGAGTGTACTTTGCCTTTCCATTTCAGTGACTTGAAAAATCTTTTATCTGTTAACAGTGATTTTGCTTTCAGTATTCAGTCTGTTTGAAACGGTATTGTTTTGTGAAGAGGTTTTTGGCAACTCTAAGTTATATCCATTATCTCTGTTGAAAGTCAGCCATTTGTTCTATATTAGATGTATTTTAACATACTGTTtgttatattaaaacatttttcagatGAGAACTGTGTATTCTGTGTAGTCTGTTCTGTGAGGAATAACACAAATCATCTTCATATAACCAGATcccctttattagaaacccctacaCTTTCTCCTATAGGTCCACCTTGTTTGGCCTACAGTTCAGAGGGAAGGGAGTTTGGGTTGAACATACAGTGTAACTAACAAAAATGCcagttttctattttttaattttctatttaatttttaatgtaaatgtgatgaggtcagtgaattgGACCCATCACCAAGACTGGAATATACATTAAGGAATGTATCTTGGTATTATTACTTACCTTGTGTTTCAGTTCCTGTTCCTAGGGGAATGGCAGcgaatttcctgtctctctttgtgctagCCGAAGGGCCCACGGGGAGgtatagagagggggagggaagagCTGGATTCAGGAACCTGTGAAAGGGAAAAAGCAAATAAGTAAAACCATTAACAAACTATATACATAGATAAACACTTACCAGTGAAGCCGGAATAAGATGTGCGGGGGATATCTGTTAATGGTTATATTAAAGGGAATAAATATCTTCCTGGGAGCAACTTTCTTACCCCTTTGCCAGAGTTGGGTTAGTCCAattaagagaggggtggggctaaGTTCCTAAAAAAGAGGGGGATTTGGCTGCAGTAGCCAGGTAAAGGTAGAGGGAACTGCTGTATGGACAAACTGTCTGTTTAGTTCCAACGCGCTCGTTTTCATTTCTTTTCGGGTACCTCTCTCATTGTGACATCATCACGTGTGCTACGTTTGAATAAATTCTCACGGAAAGAGTTCATTTGAGTCCTGCCTGCTCCTTGCTGAGTGAACCCACATTTCTTCATCCGTACCCTCCACACTATAATTTTAACATCCATTCCACAGTAAACTTATCACAATGCTTGTATAATGTTGATTTCAGTGAGACCTAGTACTCCGGTCTGGAAGGTGGTGTGTAAACTTAGATCTGGTGAATGTACCAGCacactctgttctgtttttttccaaAGGCCTCTGAGCAAAGCGGCAGAAAAGGCCCCTTGGTCACACAATGTCTGCAATACAGAACTCAATCAATATTTCAGGAGGCCGGTACAAGAGCTTCTGCTCTGTGTGCTGAAAATAGGCTTGGCTCATGTCTGAATTGAGATGCTTAGATTTTACTCTCACATCTCAGTTCAGTTAAAACAGAAATTTATAAACGGCattgttcatttaaaatatgtgaagAAAGCGATACAAACATAGAAGAATGGCAGGATGTAGGTTGTTTACATGGTGATGATTACAAAATctgaaaaacatataaaatggCAAAGAAGATGAGAACTATTTGACCAATCAGATAAAAGTCCAAGAGAACAAAATTGGGGGCAACACCAAGGAATGAACTTGCAGTCTCTGAATGACAGAATCAACATTTATACAGTTGCTATTGCCAATATTAGAATAAATGTTGATGTGACAGTGTCATAAAATTTTggaaattgtacatttttacattatacACTGATCAACTATAATaatatgaccacctccttgtttctacacacactaTCCATTCTCTCCATACAGGAGGActctgtagttttacaattacagaccgtAGGCCACCTGTTGTTCTGTATACATTGTTTTCCcacttttaccctgttcttcaatggtcaggaccaccacaggaccaccacagagcaggtatgatttgggaggtggatcgctctcaacactgcagtgacacagacgtggtggtggtggtggtgttcatgtgtgttgtgctggtatgagtggatctaGTGCAGGTAGCACTAGATTTAGATTTAGAATATATACATTTGATGTTctgttagaaatatataatgtactAGATTCAGTAATTTTATGACATCTATAcggcactatgtagggagtattgAGTGATTTGAGATTTGGGTTTCTCTCATGCTCTGTGGTGTTTTAAAATCTGTCTTTAAGAGGTACCATGGCCCCATACTAATAATGCAACCCTTTTGGAGATggagatattttcaaaaatgaataGAGGAAAATCACTGTTCAGAGTCACAGTAATCGCTCAATAATTCAATAATTTTCATTTGACCGTATTAGTTCTCTGTAGACTGATTGGCAAATTAGGTTAGAAATGCAAATAAGAGGTACACTGCCATGGCACAAGGCCAAGTGTTGGCAACTTCTAGTTACCCAAAAAAGGAAACCTTGATAGAATGTCTGCGCTCCTAGTGAAAGCTGCAACCGGAGCCCAGAAAAGGCCTCAGCTCCAGCTCAAGTTGCCCTGCTTTTGTGTTCAGGGTGCTGAATTATTCCGGGAATCTGCCATCCTTTCACTCTCGCCTTTGTAGCAAAGAATGGAACACCCATGTCTCACATGCcgacccccccccaaaaaaaaaaaaaacactggcagCATGATCTTGATTTTGACTGTATGTCTAACATATGGCTTTCTGAGGTCTCCCAGTGCTTTGGCAGAAGGTGGACTTCATTAATCAAAATGTACTACACTGACATTTGATACAGTTACAGATGCAACTATAGATTAAGTAATTTGGAGAAAAGCACAGACCACCTTATTGGCTTTAGGCACTCGTGTCAGCGGGAAAAGCAACTGGATAATGCAATTAATTCACATGGTGAAGAAGACACAGAACATGTAAGGCAACACCCTTAGGTCTGCCATTAAATTTTGATGGGCCCTTGCCCAGAATTCTCCAGGTGGCCGCAGAGCTCTGCAGTTTCTGGAAGGAGCTTCACAGAGCCAGGGGGTAATGATTGAGATGTTTTGAGAGACAGGAAACAGAGCAGCAAGAGAATGGTGAGTGATCCTTTGGGGAACTTTGTCACTCATGCTGTagagttggtgtgtgttgtttaggAAGATAAGGATCAGGACGAGAGATACAAGAAAAGAAGCTAGATACCAAGTCTAAGTAACTGATTTATGTCAAGTTATGTCACAGCTGACATGTCCTATGGTTTATCCTCTCCACCCTCAGTGAGCCATGCATCCTTGCTTCTTCTTGCTGTTGCTCCTCTCTCTGCGTCCTTGCCATTCGATCTTCTCTCCCTGCCCTGCAGGCTGCTGCTGTCCACGGCCAGGTGTGCTAGTCCTTTGCGAGTCCTTGGGTCTTCATGCTCTCCCTCGTTCCGTCCCTTTGACTACTTCAGCCTTGTCCGTGGCATGGAACCGCCTCTGCAATGTGGACAACATCCTGCAACACTATTCCAGTTTGCAGGAACTGAGCCTCAGTCATAACTGGTTGGATCGCTTCCCTCGTGGGCTTCCGTCAAGCCTGGAGAGCCTGCAGCTTGGGGAAAACCGTATCACATACATCACAGCAGGGGCCCTGAGGCATCTGGGCAACCTCACAAGGCTGGAATTGGAAAACAACCGTATACGGGCCATCCAGCCAGGGGCACTCTTGGGCATGGGCCGGCTGAAGATGCTGTCACTGAAGGGGAACAAACTGACCAGCTTGCCTCTGCACCTGCCATCGTCACTAACTCACCTGGACGTGTCAGCCAACTGCATCTCAACACTGGACCTGGCTTCACTGGTCACTTTGGTCAACCTCCAAGTGCTAAAGATCAACAGCAACTGCTTGCGGTCTGTACCCGATCATGCCTTTGATGGACTACCACGCCTACGCTCTGTCGAGCTGGCCAATAACCTGTGGGTCTGCGAATGTGATATCATGTATCTCTACAGGTGGTTGCTCATGGATAGGTTAAGGATGGCAGTGGATCTCGTGTGTACCGCCCCTCTGCACCTGGCGCACAAGCTGCTCCTGACCCTGTCCATCATGGCCATCTGCCCCAAGGTCCTGAAGCCAAGCGAGAGATCAGCTCTACTTAACATGACGGCAGCTTCTGGCAGAGTAATGCAGAGGCACTCCAAAGAGCAAATAACAGAGAATCTACCTTCAGAGGAACTTTCAGATCCTCCCGCCAGCATACCCAGAACATTAAGACATTCTTGTAGGAACTTGACTCTGAACTCAAACAGGACACGCTACTCGGTCTCCACTAATCACCCTGCTTCAATGTCTTATTTCAGGTCAAACAAATCCTCTTCAGCAGGACTTAGCTATGAACAGTGTTTATTACTAAACTCCACTTATCTTGTCCCGCAGTCAACCCAGATGCCATACAGCCCTGCCCCAGAACAGGAACCTGAGTGTACAGACAATAGGGACAATCTCCAGACTGCTGTCTCTAGGACTGCAGTCCCTGTAGACCTATCTTCCCCTACAAGTGACACTGGAATGCATATTGGTGCAACTTCTCAAACTCTGGCCCAAACTGGCGATACAGTGATGATTGCGttactttctgtgctgtgtgtgctaACAGGGCTTCTGGTGGTAACTGTATTTCTGCTTCTGAAAAGCCTCTTGTGGAGAAATCAGGTAATAGTTCCACTACCATCCTCACTGAGCAGTCAAAGGAATGCGAGTTCTTGACGTTAGCCAACTACAGACTATGATGTCCAGTGAAGTTTCTGATGAGCACTTCTCAAGCTAATTTCACACCAGATGGTGTAAACATGCCACATGCAATACACTGGTATATTAATCAGTGTGACATTTTACACTAACCGGGTGTGCAAATATACTTTGCGTCTATTTTTGATGTGTACCATGTGGCAATTTAGTAGTTTTTATGCAGAAACAGTACAAAATTCAGTACTGCAGAATGTACAATCTAGGCCAACAGACATGTCAgcaaacatatattttaaattgtagcAGCTTTGTAAGTGTTCAGTCCCTGACCCCTGACCTTGTACAAGTACTAACAGGATGATGTGGCAaatcagggttttttttcctggatctttttttaaattaaaactgtgCTTAACTTTAGTCATCATAAACGTTAATTAAGcaatatacaaataataaagaCTTCTGTAGATGGTATTATCCAGGAATAAAGCAGGACAAACGTGTACCTGGTGTCTGGTGTGAAAAATCAAGCACTGTGGAATTGTACGGACATTCTTTCCGATGTGAAATTGGCTTCAGTCAGGTTTGAATACAAAAGAGATGCAGGATGAATATTAATATCAAGTCTATAGGAATTCATATAAAtgtaagaattttttttttaattatggtcATGTACCAGTTTGTAAATTGAACGCTAGTTTTAATCACTAACATACATGCAAGGGGAAGGAGGGTGTGGGGGCAAACAGCACAATTATGATTCATGTTTACAAAGGAAACTGCATTTCTCAAGGACCACACAATattgttatataaatatattatgatattGTAATTATGTGAAACATTTGGTTTataattttgtaaataattaaacttgttttaaaatgtgaatgaGAACAGTAAAAATCTCACAAGACAAATATTCTGAGGAATTTTATTAAGCTAATCCAATGGAGGACACAGCATCGTTCACTTCCCAGtattgttgtgttgtttataCACTTTGTGCATTGTGCGTGTATGACTGCATTCCATCAACTGCCATTTTTTTGCAGGACATTTAACATCAGAGAGCAattctgagaaaataaaagtagaagaaaaaaaatagaaaccagcaaatacaaaatatactagtgagatgtaaacaaat includes:
- the LOC136676536 gene encoding transmembrane protein 119-like, which codes for MAFPFNMSMEGSGDEQELIFPTSHSTQGPPASLPSSSPPPSITTTFIRLKDFLFNRVVDFLRNNLLLIIVVTSLLVVIVFIVCCASAMSHKRKLEAYYPPKKRVPRKYTTNPGQDRPQQQQALPDHKPQGTTSYLRTPSKALVGEKEGKDPRPKPQEAAKPAEEVEEVEVPKEEEKKKKTEVPMPSTSAGNGQVLVCTCHLRKAH